Proteins encoded within one genomic window of uncultured Desulfobacter sp.:
- a CDS encoding DUF4178 domain-containing protein: MISISEQKSFDQRFSLIRTLAPDKVLSPEEQTRLTIMDAEVGDCFTCLSSTYFIQEINKYQEANEKYTKLKDYFVTELTCLCLETGTVGHFEWEIDDELEVCITLNQIKFKQLTDDEGQPVDEDDLDQIVDDEDCVVYAGDTFEYDDDWAAVYRRNGKEERVYMYEFVNDHSSMFLTIEEWQDEDKEEYRIYISKPVDPAELTLICRGGGNP, encoded by the coding sequence ATGATATCCATTTCCGAACAAAAATCCTTTGATCAGCGGTTTTCCCTGATTCGAACACTGGCGCCGGACAAGGTATTGTCCCCGGAGGAACAGACCCGCCTGACCATTATGGATGCAGAGGTGGGTGACTGTTTTACCTGTTTGAGCAGCACCTATTTCATCCAGGAGATCAATAAATACCAGGAGGCCAATGAGAAGTATACAAAACTGAAAGACTACTTTGTCACTGAATTGACCTGCCTGTGCCTGGAGACCGGAACCGTGGGCCATTTTGAGTGGGAAATTGATGATGAACTGGAAGTGTGTATCACTTTGAACCAGATCAAATTTAAACAATTGACCGATGATGAAGGTCAGCCCGTTGATGAAGATGATCTGGATCAGATTGTTGACGATGAGGACTGTGTTGTCTATGCCGGAGACACTTTTGAGTATGACGATGATTGGGCTGCCGTGTACCGGCGCAACGGCAAGGAAGAACGGGTTTATATGTATGAATTTGTTAATGACCATTCGTCCATGTTTCTTACCATTGAGGAGTGGCAGGACGAAGATAAAGAGGAATACCGGATTTATATTTCCAAACCTGTTGATCCGGCGGAACTGACGTTGATTTGCAGAGGGGGAGGTAACCCATGA
- a CDS encoding toxic anion resistance protein — translation MSSLAQELASVAGQAKAPVLAEVTQASGQGALTPVQAPDQLVPVQPRHLAVEDIKALEAAADGFVEKVKADPSDWQLGNFVFSLGREIMEKTQAQVSLYDRKMGSVLKNVASEDSSPVARNILAIKVELDKVNPTMVAKTEMPLPKKVMGLFTRTVNRLPKGDELLRIIAERRETVNSTIDGIRDHLRSEADQVAFDAAELAQICDALKEIQPALQEQIYLGQLIWEKLSAHLETMDDPRAKEALTTLTSDLAMAVVDLQTIDNSNLQTRFGGEMMVRNSHLVQRLVQRTDMILATAVKNALAVRVAAEQQLDTLKHLDMVQKAAAETMTDTAKVIGDAAVKGAKMSQSMTVNIEALEEACNTYEQAFEAYTAISKETISIASQSSNALGVMNERFRARTDALTSRRQEK, via the coding sequence ATGTCCAGTTTGGCTCAGGAACTTGCCAGCGTGGCCGGACAGGCCAAAGCACCCGTATTAGCAGAAGTCACACAAGCATCGGGGCAGGGGGCGCTCACCCCTGTCCAGGCCCCGGACCAGCTGGTGCCGGTCCAGCCCCGGCACCTTGCTGTTGAAGATATCAAAGCACTTGAAGCGGCGGCTGACGGTTTTGTGGAGAAGGTTAAAGCAGATCCTTCGGACTGGCAGCTCGGCAACTTTGTCTTTTCTTTGGGACGGGAAATTATGGAAAAAACCCAGGCCCAGGTCTCTCTTTACGACCGGAAAATGGGCTCGGTGCTTAAAAATGTGGCCAGTGAGGACAGCTCACCTGTGGCAAGAAATATTTTGGCCATCAAGGTCGAGCTGGATAAGGTCAACCCCACCATGGTGGCAAAAACGGAAATGCCTTTGCCCAAAAAGGTGATGGGACTTTTTACCCGTACCGTCAACCGTCTGCCTAAAGGAGATGAGCTCCTGCGTATTATTGCCGAACGAAGGGAAACCGTGAATTCCACCATTGACGGGATTCGGGATCACCTGCGCAGCGAGGCCGACCAGGTGGCCTTTGACGCGGCGGAACTGGCACAGATTTGCGACGCCTTAAAAGAGATCCAGCCGGCCCTGCAGGAACAGATTTATCTGGGCCAGCTGATCTGGGAAAAGCTTTCCGCCCACCTTGAGACGATGGACGATCCCCGGGCCAAAGAGGCGCTGACTACGCTGACCTCGGATTTGGCCATGGCGGTTGTGGATTTGCAGACCATTGATAATTCCAATCTTCAGACCCGGTTCGGCGGAGAAATGATGGTGAGAAATTCTCACCTGGTCCAGCGTCTGGTCCAGCGTACAGACATGATTCTGGCCACGGCCGTGAAAAATGCCCTGGCCGTTCGGGTGGCCGCAGAACAGCAGTTGGATACGTTAAAGCATCTGGATATGGTCCAGAAGGCCGCAGCCGAGACCATGACGGATACGGCAAAGGTCATTGGTGATGCGGCGGTTAAAGGCGCAAAGATGAGCCAGAGCATGACTGTAAACATCGAAGCCCTGGAAGAGGCATGCAATACTTATGAGCAGGCATTTGAAGCCTATACGGCCATTTCAAAGGAGACCATCAGCATTGCTTCCCAAAGTTCCAATGCCCTGGGGGTTATGAACGAACGGTTTAGGGCCAGGACAGATGCGTTAACATCAAGGCGCCAGGAGAAGTAA
- a CDS encoding PocR ligand-binding domain-containing protein, which produces MNLINIDKMQSLLDNFSKAVGIASAIIDLEGNVIVGSNWQQICTDFHRTHPETCKRCIESDTILAKRMAKNREQSFYLCKNGLTDAAAPIILNDDHVANLFIGQFLLSDPDFIFFKTQASEYGFDEDRYIEALRGVPILSETKIKPIINFFQDFAKTIGEMVLQEKQILQSKNRLLDVAGSTSDWIWEVNADGIFTYCSGGVEKVLGYSPEEILGRTPFELMFTEDQQRMDELIAGLFAQREPIKNQEIWHQAQDSRRVCLLTNGVPVIDDCGRLEGYRGSNTDITERKQTENALQMERERLANVIYGTNIGTWEWNIQTGETIFNERWAEICGYDLEELAPISIETWIKLAHPDDLKGSETLLNRHFSGELDRYDYQCRMKHKDGRWVWVHDRGRVISWTDDNRPIRMFGTHTDITERKLAEQELIETRDELLMANRHLEQQTAYANDMAARAEMASAAKSEFLANMSHEIRTPMNGVIGMTGLLLGTDLTEEQRHYGETIKASADALLELINDILDFSKIEAGRLELEIVDFDLQSLLNDFSEIIAFKAHERGLEFICTTAPDVPVFLRGDPGRLRQILINLAGNAVKFTHKGEIVVRAALEQEWDQEALIRFSVRDTGIGIPDEKQESLFEQFTQVDTSITRKYGGTGLGLAISKQLAELMGGRIGLISPIHAGAETKTEDTCPGAEFWFTARFAKQPWKPAGRTASDPGDVRGAKILVVDDNVTNREILMTQLKAWNARPAESPEGDTAISLLKQAVHEDDAFDIAILDMHMPGMNGEALGHAIKNDPVLTDTQLIMMTSLGRPGDTRRLETVGFAAHLTKPVRLSDLHNCLSAVLCDNSHKTKRPIMTRQTIPKLQNTGGRILLAEDNITNQQVAKGILQKLGLSVDTVANGADAVDALTRNHYDIVLMDVQMPEMDGMEATRKIRNPRSATLNPNIPIIAMTAHVMAGDRETCLEAGMDDYISKPVNQRILADKLKQWMPDTHRDHTTRPSSGPAFDIEVLLTRLMGDEKLVATVIAVFLEDMPKEILALKRYIDAGQADKAGSQAHKIKGTAGNIAAKDFQETASAMEMSGRAGELERLKTLMPELENRFNRLKAEMKNL; this is translated from the coding sequence TTGAATCTTATTAATATCGATAAGATGCAGTCCTTGCTTGACAACTTCTCTAAGGCCGTTGGTATTGCTTCGGCCATCATTGACCTTGAAGGCAATGTCATCGTTGGTTCCAATTGGCAGCAGATCTGCACAGATTTCCACCGAACCCACCCGGAAACCTGTAAACGATGTATAGAAAGCGACACGATTCTGGCCAAAAGAATGGCCAAAAATCGGGAACAGAGCTTTTATCTGTGTAAAAACGGTTTAACCGACGCGGCGGCCCCGATCATTCTCAACGACGATCATGTGGCCAATTTGTTCATTGGACAGTTTCTTTTGAGTGATCCCGATTTTATTTTTTTTAAAACCCAAGCTTCTGAATATGGTTTTGATGAAGACCGATATATAGAGGCTCTCAGAGGTGTTCCCATACTCAGTGAAACCAAAATCAAGCCCATCATAAATTTTTTTCAGGATTTTGCGAAAACCATTGGTGAAATGGTGCTTCAAGAAAAACAAATTTTGCAAAGCAAAAACCGATTGCTGGATGTCGCCGGCAGCACCAGCGATTGGATTTGGGAGGTAAACGCCGATGGCATATTTACCTACTGCAGCGGAGGGGTTGAGAAGGTGCTGGGCTACAGCCCGGAAGAAATTCTGGGTCGTACTCCCTTTGAATTGATGTTTACCGAAGATCAGCAACGCATGGACGAATTGATTGCCGGCTTGTTCGCCCAAAGGGAACCCATCAAAAACCAGGAGATCTGGCACCAGGCCCAAGACAGCCGCAGGGTCTGCCTGCTGACCAACGGCGTTCCGGTCATCGATGACTGCGGTCGTTTGGAGGGGTACCGGGGTTCCAATACCGACATCACAGAACGTAAACAGACCGAGAATGCGCTGCAAATGGAAAGGGAACGTCTTGCCAATGTCATTTACGGTACCAATATCGGTACATGGGAATGGAATATACAAACGGGTGAAACGATTTTTAACGAACGCTGGGCAGAAATCTGCGGGTATGACCTGGAAGAACTTGCCCCGATCTCCATTGAGACCTGGATAAAGCTGGCCCATCCCGATGATTTAAAGGGCTCCGAAACCCTTCTTAACCGTCATTTTTCAGGAGAACTGGACCGCTATGACTACCAGTGCCGTATGAAGCACAAGGACGGACGCTGGGTCTGGGTACATGACCGCGGCCGGGTAATTTCCTGGACGGATGATAACCGCCCGATCAGGATGTTCGGTACCCATACGGACATCACTGAAAGAAAACTGGCAGAGCAGGAACTGATTGAAACCCGTGATGAACTGTTAATGGCCAACAGGCACCTCGAGCAGCAGACCGCCTATGCCAATGACATGGCAGCCCGGGCTGAAATGGCCTCGGCAGCTAAAAGTGAATTCCTGGCCAACATGAGCCATGAAATACGAACCCCTATGAACGGCGTTATCGGCATGACGGGGTTGCTGCTTGGTACGGATCTCACCGAAGAACAGCGCCATTACGGTGAAACCATTAAAGCCAGTGCGGATGCCCTGCTGGAACTGATCAACGACATACTTGATTTTTCAAAAATCGAAGCCGGCAGGCTCGAACTGGAAATAGTGGATTTTGACCTGCAATCCCTTTTAAATGATTTCTCAGAAATTATAGCGTTCAAAGCCCATGAACGTGGCTTGGAATTCATCTGCACCACTGCCCCGGACGTACCGGTATTCCTGCGGGGAGATCCAGGACGGCTCCGTCAGATACTTATTAATCTGGCAGGTAACGCGGTCAAGTTCACCCATAAAGGAGAAATAGTCGTTCGTGCCGCCCTTGAACAGGAATGGGACCAGGAGGCCCTGATCCGATTTTCAGTACGCGATACCGGCATTGGCATCCCAGACGAAAAACAGGAAAGTCTCTTTGAGCAATTCACACAAGTGGACACATCTATTACACGCAAATACGGGGGCACAGGCCTGGGACTGGCGATCTCCAAACAGTTGGCAGAGTTGATGGGCGGCCGGATCGGACTAATCTCACCGATCCACGCCGGCGCAGAAACAAAGACAGAAGACACCTGTCCCGGCGCGGAATTCTGGTTTACGGCGCGGTTTGCCAAGCAGCCCTGGAAACCAGCTGGCCGGACAGCATCAGATCCTGGTGATGTGCGGGGGGCAAAAATCCTGGTGGTCGATGATAACGTCACCAACCGGGAAATTCTCATGACACAGCTTAAAGCATGGAACGCCCGACCGGCAGAGTCGCCGGAAGGGGATACGGCCATTTCTTTGCTCAAGCAGGCAGTTCACGAGGATGATGCGTTTGACATTGCGATTTTAGACATGCACATGCCGGGGATGAACGGTGAAGCGCTTGGCCACGCCATTAAAAATGACCCTGTCCTTACAGACACACAGTTGATAATGATGACGTCACTGGGGCGGCCGGGAGACACCCGTCGTTTAGAGACCGTTGGCTTTGCCGCACATCTGACAAAACCTGTCCGCCTGTCGGATCTGCATAACTGCCTCTCCGCAGTTCTTTGCGATAACTCTCATAAAACCAAGAGGCCCATCATGACACGGCAAACCATCCCCAAGCTGCAAAATACCGGCGGTCGTATTCTTCTGGCCGAAGATAATATCACCAACCAGCAGGTGGCCAAAGGCATTCTCCAAAAACTGGGCTTGTCTGTAGATACGGTTGCCAACGGCGCCGACGCAGTGGATGCTTTGACACGCAACCACTATGATATAGTACTGATGGATGTGCAGATGCCTGAAATGGACGGCATGGAAGCCACCCGAAAAATCCGTAATCCCCGGTCTGCCACACTGAATCCAAATATACCGATCATTGCCATGACAGCCCATGTCATGGCCGGTGATCGCGAAACCTGCCTTGAAGCCGGCATGGACGACTACATCAGCAAACCCGTAAATCAACGTATTCTGGCAGACAAACTCAAACAGTGGATGCCCGATACGCATAGAGACCATACCACCCGCCCCTCCTCCGGACCTGCTTTTGATATCGAGGTTTTATTAACCCGCCTCATGGGGGATGAAAAGCTTGTCGCTACGGTTATCGCCGTATTCCTTGAGGACATGCCAAAAGAAATTTTAGCTCTCAAGCGCTATATCGATGCTGGACAGGCTGACAAGGCCGGCTCCCAGGCCCATAAAATTAAAGGGACCGCAGGCAATATTGCAGCCAAAGACTTTCAGGAGACGGCTTCGGCCATGGAAATGTCGGGCAGGGCCGGAGAACTGGAGCGACTGAAGACATTAATGCCCGAGCTGGAAAATCGGTTCAACAGGCTGAAAGCAGAGATGAAAAACCTATGA